ACGGATCAACTCGATCGCCTTCTCAGCTCCAGCTGCATTACCGGTCTCTGCCGCTACCAGAACTAAACCGTCATCTTTAATATCGATCTGAGCCCCGGTTTCGTCAATGATGCCGTTAATCGTCTCGCCGCCCTTGCCGATGACGGTCCGAATCTTATCTGGACTGATCTTAACCGTCAAGATACGCGGCGCATTCTGGTTAAGCTCGGGTCTAGGGGCCTCTAGTACGCTTAGCATATGGTCGAGGATATGAGCTCGACCAGCTTTAGCTTGGGTTAAAGCCTCGCTCATGATCTGAGGTGTAATACCTTTAACCTTGATATCCATCTGCAGCGCTGTAATGCCCTCACTAGTTCCAGCCACCTTGAAGTCCATATCACCGGCGAAGTCCTCGGCACCAGCGATATCAGAGAGAATCTTATACTCCCCGTCTTCGCCCTTCATCAATCCCATAGCGATACCGGAAACCGGTCGCTTCAGCGGTACACCGGCGTCCATCATACTCAGTGTCGCACTGCAGACACTAGCCATCGACGTCGAACCGTTACTAGTAGTAATCTCTGAGACGCTACGGATTACGTAAGGGAAGTCTTCCTGAGAAGGAATCATCGGGTCCAGTGCTCGTTCAGCTAAGGCACCGTGACCGATCTCCCGCCGACCAGGTGTGCGCATCGGGCTCACCTCACCGACCGAGTAACCGGGAAAATTGTAATGATGCAGGAAGTGCTTTTCGCGATCTTCTTCCATAGTGTCAATCATGAGAGCAAAACTCGACGAGGCCAGGGTAGTAATATTCAGCGCCTGGGTGCTACCTCTAGTAAAGAGAGCTGAGCCGTGAGTTCGAGGCAGTACCCCTACTTGGGAGCTAAGCGGTCGAACTTCATCAGTTTGGCGATTATCCGGACGAGCGCCTTCCTCTAGAATAGCCCGCCGGACTTCACGCTTAATGGCAGCCTCAAAGCTCTCCGACACGTGAGCTCGTTCGTAACGATCGGCATGCGTACTAGCAAAGTGCTCGATCACTTCCTCTCTCAGGTTCTCTACTGCCCGGTGCCGCGCATAGTGACTTTCGTGACGAACGGCTGGGCCTAATCGATCGCGCAAAAACTTACTCATCTCATCTTCCAACTCAGTATCATCCTCATGGACCTCATACTTCATAGTAGTCACTTCCATCTGCTGGGCCAGATCCTGCTGTAGCTTAATCACTGGCTGCATAGCCTGATGGGCCAGCTCTAGAGCCTCACTCATCGTGGCTTCATCTACTTCGTCGGCGGCTGCCTCTACCATCATGATAGCTTCGCTTGTTCCGGCTACGGTCAGCTCGAGATCACTCTCATCCATCTGCTTGTTAGTCGGATATGGCACTAACTTGCCGTCGATCAAACCTACCTTCACCCCGGCAATCGGTCCGGCAAAAGGAGCTCCACTGAGCGTGAGAGCACTAGAGATCGCGATCATAGCCAGAATGTCGGTACTGTGCTCCATATCGGCACTCAACACAGTAGCTACGCCCTGAACATCATGACGGAAGCCTTTCGGAAACAGGGGTCGAATTGGTCGGTCGATCAACCGCGCCGTTAAAGTGGCGGCCTCACTAGGGCGACCTTCCCGCTTAACGTAACGTGAACCGGATATCTTACCGGTAGCGTACATCTTCTCCTCATAATCAATTAGTAGCGGGAAAAAATCAATGCCATCCCGTACCTTGTTCGACACTACGGCCGTCCCCATGATGACAGTATCACCATATCGAACCGTAACTGCACCATCGGCTAGAAAGGCCATATGTCCGGTCTCGATCGTCAGTGTCTTACCACAAAACTCGGTCTCGACTTTTAGTTGTTTTCCGTTAAATGGGTGGATAATTGTATCCATAGACTCCTTTGCTTACCACATATGAGGCAGGGTACAGACATCGCTTTATAAAAAGCATGGCTGTTGCACTACCTCAACCTGGATAAATTAATTTATTAACACTTACGATGACTCCTCTACACTTCGTCATCCTAAAACTGTTTCAGGGGTGAATCAGCTCAGCCTAAGCTGAAACAGATCCAGAATGACGCTTAGCGACGAAGGCCTAGCTTCTTCACAATCTTCTGGTAGCTATCAACATCTTTACGCTTGAGATAGTCGAGCAGACGGCGGCGCTTACCTACCATCTGTAGCAGGCCGCGGCGGGAGTGACGATCCTTCTTGTGAATCTTAAGGTGTTCGGTCAGAGACTGAATACGCTCGGTAAGAATACCTACCTGCACCTGAGGAGAACCGGTATCGGTCTTGTGGGTGCCCAGCTCTTGGACAATTTGTTGTTTCTTCTTATTCTCTAACATTGCTCTTTCATAGTACCAATTATTACGACTTGCAACAATAACACAGCGCACTGAAACGGCGCAACTAGTCTGTTATCTTACCCTGTTATCCCGGTGGGCTCCGGTAAGTTATTAATTTACTATAACTAAGAATGCTATATTTGTCAAATAAATGCCTGCTCTAGAGGAATGATCTGGCGTCGCAACTCCTCGGCCGTCAGTTGGGGCGAAACCGCCGTCGCCACACTCCACTCACCAATTGCAGTCCGGCGCAGACTGCTCAGGTAGCCCCCCACCCCTAAACCAGCTCCGATATCACGCGCCAAGCTG
Above is a genomic segment from Candidatus Saccharimonadales bacterium containing:
- the pnp gene encoding polyribonucleotide nucleotidyltransferase, with the protein product MDTIIHPFNGKQLKVETEFCGKTLTIETGHMAFLADGAVTVRYGDTVIMGTAVVSNKVRDGIDFFPLLIDYEEKMYATGKISGSRYVKREGRPSEAATLTARLIDRPIRPLFPKGFRHDVQGVATVLSADMEHSTDILAMIAISSALTLSGAPFAGPIAGVKVGLIDGKLVPYPTNKQMDESDLELTVAGTSEAIMMVEAAADEVDEATMSEALELAHQAMQPVIKLQQDLAQQMEVTTMKYEVHEDDTELEDEMSKFLRDRLGPAVRHESHYARHRAVENLREEVIEHFASTHADRYERAHVSESFEAAIKREVRRAILEEGARPDNRQTDEVRPLSSQVGVLPRTHGSALFTRGSTQALNITTLASSSFALMIDTMEEDREKHFLHHYNFPGYSVGEVSPMRTPGRREIGHGALAERALDPMIPSQEDFPYVIRSVSEITTSNGSTSMASVCSATLSMMDAGVPLKRPVSGIAMGLMKGEDGEYKILSDIAGAEDFAGDMDFKVAGTSEGITALQMDIKVKGITPQIMSEALTQAKAGRAHILDHMLSVLEAPRPELNQNAPRILTVKISPDKIRTVIGKGGETINGIIDETGAQIDIKDDGLVLVAAETGNAAGAEKAIELIRGLTEDPEIGTVYDGKVVKIMDFGAFVEIMPGKDGLVHISEFADHRIERVEDEVSEGDSIRVKLIGIDDMGRLKLSKKAADE
- the rpsO gene encoding 30S ribosomal protein S15; translated protein: MLENKKKQQIVQELGTHKTDTGSPQVQVGILTERIQSLTEHLKIHKKDRHSRRGLLQMVGKRRRLLDYLKRKDVDSYQKIVKKLGLRR